The DNA region gaagcctcgcgcgcatgtgtgagagtgtgcatgcgcgcgcggccgccaaaacaTTGTGTTTTGATAGTGACTTCCGTTCTTGATGCTGCTGAACGAGTTTATATTAACACCCAGTTGATCCAACACGAAGCTGCACGGTTTACAGGCGCGTGTTAATCtgtatcaatctgaagaatggcccGAACCGaaaggtcgcctgtccatttcttcaacagatgtttcctgaccggctgtgttcctccagcactttgtttgcagAGCCCCTCGCCGCTtgaactacaactcccagcaagcAGTGGGCCAATGACGACGGCAGGGTGGCCATTTTCCCGTTGTGTTACGATCGGCGTTTAGTTGGGGTGATGGCATAGGaggccaatttatttttaaaggattttcaaCCTTAAACCTCTCCTGGTAATGGTGAGTTTATTTTGTGACTAGTTCTGGATGTTTCTATTGTCTTTCTATGTATTGCTGATTTATCTGGTTGAAAACACTGAGAAATGGCGGCGAACGGATTGAAGGGCCTAGTTACGGCTCTCTGATGCCCCGGCCTTACAACGAACTTTGTAGTCTGCCAGCGTTCTTCTAGTTCCTTAGTTGTTTTTGGATAATGAAGCTGGCTGAAGAAAAGATCTAGGTGATTCAGAATCTTATTTGAAGAAACGAAGCCACGGCCTTAAAGTTGCTTATATCAAACGTCGAAACTAACGAGAACATATGTGTTTTGTTTGTTTGGTCTTCACACTTTTTAACGAAAATCTTAATTTTTCAATAATTCACTGATCAAAAAGCAGCATTTATACACTATTCGTTCATTGTGAAACCGTTGTCACTTCAATTCTATGCCTTACTCACAGACGTAAGAAATAAGAGTATGCCTTACAACCTATCACTAATTAGTATGATCGAGGCTGATTACCGGAAACAGAAAGTTGTTGGAAATTCTCTGAAAGCACCCGTGTTGAGAGAAGCAAACATACATATTTCAAAGCAAGGGGACACAAGAGATTGTAGATTTGGAGCAACAatctgctgggtttttttttctttattatagagagaattcgtctgtcatcagttgtggaagtcttccttggcctgccagtctctttgcgattagtaagatcactagtgctctctttcttcttaatgatgttccagcagttgattttggtacaCCTAAGGCTTGGTGTTTCtctataacagttttattcttgtttctcagtctcattcaAGATTCAAAACTTTGTCAttttgcagtgtacaagtacagagacaacgaaatgcagttagtatctcacccagaagtgtgaacacagaataatggaacagtaatgtatatatatgtatgtatgtatatatatatatatatatatatatatatatatatatatatatacacatacacagtaGCAGTATTGCAATTTTCAGGGGGGGGAGggatcagtcactgggggaaggagtgtcccggggggggggaagggggaatgtctggcaatcaccaaggtgcagagttaagtagggtaacagccgcagggaagaagctgttcctgaacctgctggtccggcaacggagagacctgtagcgcctctcagatgggaggagggtaaacagtctgtggttggagtgagagcagtccttggcgatgctttgcacccttcgcagacatcgatGCTGTGGACAGACTCACTGGAGGGGAGTGAGTAAccgatgatgcgttgggcagttttcaccaccctctgcagtgctttccggttggagacagagcagttccacctccgtcccgtaaATATGGATGGGGGTTTGCGTGCCACCCttagaccttctgtagtccacaatgagctccttgatcttcttggagttaagggccaggttgttatcagcgcaccatgctgctaggagctggacctcctccctataggccgactcctcattgtcgctgatgagaccaatcaccgttgtatcatctgcatacttgatgatggtgttagtgccatgtacaggtgtgcagtcgtaggtgaagagggagtagagggctcagcacatagccctgtggaacgccggtgttcagggtgagggttgaagaggtgtggttgtctAACCAAACAGACTGGGGTCTATTGGTTAGAAAGCCCAGTATCCAGTTGCCGAGGgaagggtcgatgcccaggttgatgagtttggtgatcagtttggaggggataatggtgttaaatgctgagctaaagtcgatgaacagcattctaacgtaggtgtctctgttgtcgaggtgggagagggcggagtgaagtgccgtggagatggcatcctctgtactcctgtccttgcggtaggcaaactgatagggatccagtgtgggaggtaggcagcctttgaggcgtgtctggaccagcctctcgaagcacttagtgatgattggaataagtgcaactgggcggaagtcgttgaggcttgccgcagttgtGTGTTTTgacaccggcacgatggaggtggttttaaggcacgtggggacggctgcttgggcaagtgacaggttgaagatgtcagtccagactgacataatggcttctttgactttcattggcacaactttggtcctcatgttggtaaacagcaataaaagtgttcaaaggtgatggaaagactggaggaaagactaggtgctgagaactgtcttttacctgcattaaggaggcaattaaacacacctgagcaattacaaacacctgtgaagccaagtcaatcacccaatctgaacccaattgagcatgtcttttatatgctgaagagaaaactgaaggggactagcccccaaaacaagcataagctaaagatgtctgcaatacaggcctggcagagcaccaCTAGAGAAGACAACCAGcaactggtaatgtccatgaatcgcagacttcaagcagtcattgcatgcaaaggatatgcatcaaaatactaaacatgactactttcatttatgtgacttgctgtgtcccaaacattatggtgccctgaaatggggggactatgtataaacactgttgtaatttctacatggtgaaaccaaaatgtataaaaattatacattgcctttattaaaatcagacaatgtgcactttaagcacacgtaattttttttctattacaaatctcaaattgtggagtacagaagcaaataaataagtgatgggtctttgccccaaacattatggagagcactgtataaCTGAGGATATATCATGGTCCTACTATTGTTAATATTTTGGCACTATTCAGTTGCAAATTACTGACTTACAAAACTAATGCAAATTCTTAAACTGTTAACTTGCCTCATACATGACTAAACTTCCTTGTTAAAGAATCATTTTCAAATAATAAAATTCTtgaagtttttttaaatgtatacatTGAGTGGTTTGGAAGAAATAATGCCACCTAGTTACTGTGAAGCAGTGCTCTCTGCCGTATAACCCCACAGCAGAATGGAAATGTAGCAGGGCAGTTGTTGCAGGTTAAAGTAGGAATGATAACCTGattcaaaattaaaaatatatttcccaACACTTTGAAGAAGAAAGAAATTAATCATGTTTGAAATGTAAAATATCACATCTTTTATTTGTAGAGAATCAAGTCATGAAATTAGAAATCGTTTGCCAAGTAAAACatagtaaaataaatatattttattgcatGCACATCATTTCTACAACAGATTTTTTTCTATGCAGATGATTTAAACTATGAAACAGCACCAAATGTTTGCATTATGTATATTTTTAAGTTCCTTAATCGTTTTAGTTGTGGGGGAGAATGTAagcatttaaatatatattttatgtagTTATGCTTTAAAACTTGTATTTAAACAGTTAAAATGTATTATAATTGAATCGGTGTTTACCTTATTTATCAGATGCCTGGTTCAGAAATCAATACAGACTCCTTAGAATTAAGCGATGAAGGAGCAAATATTCCAAGTTCCAAAAGACAAAAGACAGAGAACACTTCTGCACAAATTGAAAGCAACTCTTCCGATCTGAAGGAAAAAACTCACTATGCTCACCAACAGAATGAAACTGATGACCTTACCCCACACAGCAATCAGAACTTgcaggaagaaagcaaggacaaAGAACTGTCATCTGTTTCTTTACTTCAGGAGGAGACTGAGCAGTATAAAGAGAATTGCATTACTGTACCCGAAAACCCACCTCAAATGGAAACCGAATTGAAGTTGTTTTATCAGGAATTGAATCAAATTGAAAGTGGGACTGATTTGCTTGCAAATGGAAATGTAGATGATTCACAAGACTCAGCAGAAAGCAAAAACGTTAGAGTGAAGAAACATAGAACTAACAAGGTTTGTAAAAGAATTGCAGACATGAAATGTACATCTGGAATAATGAATGACTCGCATTCACAAATTCTAACAACCGATCGCCCACATTTGAGTAACATGCCGACAAGATCTCAGTGCCAACAACCGCAGCCTTTCATTGGCCCTCAAGAAGCACCTCAGTCAAGACTCAAAGTATCACTTGCTGATCAAAGATACAATTTCTTATCACGAGGGCAAATTCTTCAATATGGCCAAAAATTAATAACTAATAATTATGACTGTAACATTGCAGCAATGCCGGGCAAATTTGAGAGTAGTATTTTGCAGATGCAACCCATTAGTAGCTGTAGGTTGCAGTCTAGATATTTTCACAACTTCAGCCCACAAGAAAATGCCATGCACCAGCAGATTATGTTGAAGCCCAACTTGTGTCAGCAGTATCGGCAGATAGAGCAACTTACAAATCCAGCTATTGGAGAAAAATTGCTTATATTTATGCGTGGTCCTCCAGGTTGTGGGAAATCGACACTCTCACGGTAAGTTTGATCCCAATTATTGCAGCTCCGTGCTTGATTTGAAAATAATATGATTGTATATACTAGCTTCACTACGTGCATTGAATCAGATGTGTAACCCATTAGTTATCTGAGTAGGTATTTTGGTCtggacagacaaaaatgctggagaaactcagcgggtgaggcagcatctatggagcgagggaataggtgacgtttcgggtcgagacccttcttcagactgtggaagtggggggagcgggaagaagaaaggaagaggcggagacagtagactgtgggagagctgggaaggggtggggaaggagggagaaagcaaggacgacctgaaattggagaagtcaatgttcataccgctggggtgtaaactatccaagcaaaatatgagatgctgctcctccaatttgcggtgggaccatGGAGacggcccaggccagaaaggtcggatttagaTTTAGCGATTTTTGGGTGAGTtgattattttttcttatttttccaATTTAATGTATCAAAAACATTGTGGTGTCAAAAGCACAACGACCGTTTAGAATATATTTTCTGACTTtataaaatcaatttaaaaaaacaacaaaattggATATAAATTAGTCATCAAAACTAAGGAattgagccaatcttcaatttggcaacacactgtctcttgtttaccttttgtacggaccaagtcgctaacttcattccttcgtgtcaacttcgGGAAGCTCTGCAACAACTGTTACAGAGACATTTTACTTACTAAAAAATCAGGCCAAATCAAACGTTGTGACGAATCATCGGCCATCgatatagctcaaatccataaggtgatgtaccgtttagatcacattggtgaaaatgtttggttttcGCTAATAATGTAACGTTCGTTTTCTGGGGCACCAATCCTTTTAGTGTCCACCGCAACCTATATTTGTGTGTATGTTGTGTAATACGCATTGCGGTGTTCATTCAGATGAATGCAGTATTCcactacatgatcaggtgaatgaagtggaaacgtgtttgcaattttatcgccccagcgcagagggagaagaggagggaagagactgcgacctaagacttttgcctccatcacagtgaggagatgctgggtggactcactgtggtggatgttaatgtgtgtttattgttgttttattgtatggtattatatgtatgactgctgcaatttcgttcagactaagtctgaatgacaataaaaggctatctatctattgttccatgtggtattcataaacatagaaaggaacaAGAAATgcgtgcacttactgtgccaaccaggtcactggtggacaccgCGCGAGAACCgttacaaaaaatgtatttgtgtattctgatgccattttcggaaacttgccatcaatatgctatattttcttattttttgttgatactctgttagtcatgaacccaataaagtgcttgtcaacttttttgaaggaaCTTGAAATGCGACCCCctttgtcacatttttgtgtgcagtattgtaaaaatacacatatacttggattatatttggaagagCAATCAAATAACCAATATAGTTAATTTTGTGTATTTCTTTATACAGGTTGCTATTAGATCAGTGTCCTACTGGTGTGATCTTGAGCACAGATGACTATTTCTGTCAGAACGGCGGTTACTGCTTTGACCCCAGTTTCCTCGGTACAGCTCATGAATGGAATCAAAACAGGGGTATGCTGCTTCATTTAATAACTCGCCAGACATTGCTCTCTCATTTGTATTAGTATTGATTCAAAACAGTCAGATAAATGTGTGAGGTAATTGTACCTATTTGATTTATAAAGGGTAAACTTTTATGGATTACACAAAGGAACATTTTATACAATATATCCCAAGTTGCAAGTCTCAAGCCATTTCCTTTAACAGTGTAAAAAGTGAACATTAGGCTACTGACGAAAAAGTTGGAATTCAAAATCCAGTATTTGTAGcagattgggtgggggggggggtcacaattAAATTTCAACTAAAGTGTAAATGAATCTTGAAATTTATATTGATAAATAATTGATGGATTGATATATGCAAGTTTTAAGAGCTTTATCCACAATGTAGAATTATTTTCTAATTTGATATAAATTTCTAATTTGTGTTGCCTAACTTGAAGAAGGTATCAGCCATTCTCACTTGATTCATGATCTCTCTCTATGAAGTTCCTCACTTATTCATCTCTttccaaacaaaataaactgTTGTGCAACCTTTTCCTATTTTGTCTGCATAGCTACTGACAATCGACAAACGTTAACTCTGCTTTTCTTTTCATTTGTGctctctgacctgttgagtgttttcaatttttttaaattttaatttctgatttccagcGTAGTTTTTTTCAATTTTCATTAATTGATGTACTGCTTGAATCTATATGCTTTGACCAAAAATGGAGATAGTTAAAGTTATGCTTTGTTTTTGCTTGAcaacattttcagaatggcaattgGTCATGTATTTACCCCTTATTGTAAATGATCCGGCATTTAACTTCATTTTATATGGTACATAGTGTTGGAGTTTCAAGCATTTGTGCTCAGACTTTCCCCTCCCTAACATAACATAATTTAAGTAATTTGTTTGGCTCTGGAAATCATGGTTATGGTTTCTTCAGAGCTTGTTTAATTGTTAAACAATTACATTTGAGTTTCCACACACCTTGGTTATGCCACAAGGTTTTATGATCTGGCTTCAATGCCTTCTATAAAACTAACTGGGGCTTTTTTAATAATAGAGAAGAACCACAAAGAAGAATTCAAAGTATAGAAGTATAGATGCTTGAAATCTGGCAAAATAAGAAATACACCAAGATTTTTGGATTGTTCCATCCGGTTTTATGCTGAACAATGCtggaaatgtaaaaataaaaatgctaaATGCAGGATATACATGGGCAAGCACACCTGTGGAACGATATATCCAATGTTTTGGATCTATGGTTTTTTTCCTTAGAACAGCATAGCTATTAGGTCTTTGTTTTGGATCAGATACAGTTTGTAGAAACCTAGATGCAATGACTTGATTTAATCATGCTTTCTAACAGGGGAGAACTCTGAGTAGAGCCTCTATATCAGAATTCAGCATTAATGTGTATATTTAATTGGGACGGAGACAATGATTGAAAGGTGGTAGACCATGAGATAACATGgataatgtatgtgtgtgtttactGTATGTGTACACTCCCAGTGGACAGCAAGGATTACGGAGGGGTGTTTTGCTGAATACCTacactcagtctgcctaaacctacctgaccttgaggttgctaaacactttaactccccctcccattcccatactgtcctttctgtcctgggcctcctccattgtcagagtgaggcccagcataaataggaggaacagcacctcatatttagcttggccagcttacaacccagcagtatggatattaacttctctaacttcaagtaacacttgccttccatctctctccatccctctcccttcctactTCTCCAGCCtgtctgactgtccccttgattaaatgttatctctctatgcttcgttgtcaccttctcctagttaacaatgatctattctatattttccttgagcttcaccCCCTTTGTCTCGTTTACAAAACCTCacacttcctcatctctgtctccctctcccctgactcccagtctgaagaaaggtgcagatctgaaatgtcactgatttcttctatccagagataccgcctgttcctctgagttactccagcattttgtgtctaaagtcaAATTTGTGTTTTCCTCTGGCCCACTTCACAACTCCTCCCATACTGAACTGCGTCTGAGAGATGGACAACAACTAACAATCCATGTTGTGAAATGTATAAAATTTTCAAAGCTTCCCAATGCCTCATCCCACTCTGAAATCTCCAACTTCATGTCACTGTGATATGTGCCCATCCCATTGTGGTCTCTTACGCATCCTGAATTTAGTTGCCCTGCTTCAATGGTTTATTCCCTAAGCTTGGGTGGTCTGTTCATAAACCTATCTGCATTAACTCCTTTAATGCATATTATTGTCTTGATAATGTTCCTTTGCAACCGATTCTGcgatttgtcctgttttagttttgtttgatAACACTCCTGAGAAGTCCCTTGGGTTGTTTTtgcaaaacataaaaaacatttttttgtaatcTCTCTTGTATTGCCTCTTAACTTCTTAGGTTGTAATTCATGCTGCTTCAACTTTATGTTCACACACCTGATCACCCACTTTCCCTTGCCTGATTTACATCTTAGTTGATGCTGTcaattgtttattcttctgttaTGATCCTGGTTGTTTTCAAATCTGCTATCAGCACTTTTCATCTGAGAGCACCACCATTACCAATAGAATGGAGATtaggagaatttctttagtcagagggtggtgaatcagtggaattcatacCAGAGACAACggggaagacattgggtattttaaaagcagagattgattggttcttgattagtaagggtatcaaaggctttgtgatgaaggcaggagaatggggttgagggggaaaaatagatccgccataattgaatgtcagagtagcctcaatgggctgaatggcttaattctgcacccacaatgccctccataatgtttgggacaaagacccatcatttatttgtttgcctctgtattcctcaatttgagatttgtagtagaaaaaaaaaatcacatgtggttaaagtgcacattatcagattttaataaaggtcatttttatacattttggtttcactatgtagaaattacagctgtgtttataaatagcaccaccatttcagggcaccataatgtttgggacacatggcttcacaggtgtttgtttaaatgcctctttaaTACAGGTATAGGAGagttctcagcatctagtctttcctccagtcgttccatcacctttggaaactttttttgctgtttataaacatgaggaccaaagttgtgccaatgaaagtcaaagtagccattatgagactgagaaacaagaataaaactgttagacacatcagccaaaccttatccttaccaaaatcaactgtttggaacatcattaagaagaaagagagcactggtgagcttactaatcacaatgggactggcaggccaaggaagacctccacagctgatgacggaagaattctctctataataaaaaaaaatccccaaacacttgtccgatagatcagaaaaactcttcaggagtcaggtgtggatttgtcaatgaccactgtccgcagaagacttcatgaacagaaatacagaggctacactgcaagatgcaaatcactggttagaTGCAAAAATAGGGTGGCctggttacaatttgccaagaagtacttaaaagagcaaccacagttctggaaaaaggtcttgtggacagatgagatgaagattaacttatatcaaagtgatggcaagagcaaagtatagaggagagaaggaactgcccaagatccaaagcataccacctcatctgtgaaacacagtgatgagggtgttatgacctgggcatgtactgaaggtactgcctcacttatcttcattgatgatacagctgctgatggtagtagcataatgaattctgaaatgaatAGACTGCAAATGTTCAAACAAattcctcaaaactcattggccagcggttcattctacagcaagacaatgatcccaaacatactgctaaagcaacaaaggagttttgcaaaactaaaaaatggtcaattcttgggtggccaagtcaatcactcgatctgaacccaattgagcatgcattttatatgctgaagagaaaactgaaggggattagcccccaaaacaagcataagctaaagatggctgcaatacaggcctggcagagcatcaccagagaagacacccagcaactggtgatgtccatgaatcacagacttcaagtagtcattgcatgcaaaggatatgcaacaaaatactgaacataactactttcatttacatgacattgctgtgttccaaacattatggtgccctgaaatggggggggggaccatgtatagacactgctgcaatttctacatgttgaaaccaaaatgtataaaaatagcctttattaaaatctgacaatgtgcactttaacctcgtgtgattttttttttctattaccaatctcaaattgtggagtacagagggaaataaataaatgattggtctttgtcccaaacgttatgcgGGGCATTGTATGTGTTATCGTTTCATGTACTTTTGCACTTTGGCCCTACTACCAAATCCTATTCTGCCATGTTCCTGAATGTGTTATTGTTAGCAAATCTAAATGTGAACTCTTAAGTGTTTAAGTGAATGATAAAATTTGAGGGAAGTTGATGAGAGATGTGGGGGAAATAAAAATGAGATCAATAGAAGATTAGTacaaatggatgattgatggtcgacggactcattgggccaaagggtttctatacaatatttttatgacaaaaaaaaagtaatataATTTGCTATATGGATTAGTTGCTGAATAGTGCAAAgtttcacatatatatatatatatatatatatatatatatatatatatatatatatatatatatatatatatatatatatatatatcacagatGGATATTGTGTAAACTTTAAGCATTTAACTTTAACATGTGTTGAGCATTGCTCGTGTGGTGATAATTTCCCTTGGATTTGTGGCTGCAGTAGATGTGattactattttatttcagattctctATTCGTTCTTGGTTCAGCTGCAGTTTGTATTCCAAACAAATATTGGGCTGGAGGAATGTAGAATATGTATTCCTCTAAATTTGTGCCTTTTATAACTGATGTACGAGAACTCTGTTTTATAACTATCTAACATTCAATGAAAGGATTTTGTCTAGTTACTCATTGAATgcaatatttttaatataaaaagCAATCTGATGTAAAGACAAATTTATTTCTCACCTGTGATTGAGCTTCTAAGTGATTTTGGGTGGCAAAGTTAATTTATAAATACTGCACGTCCAGTATTTGCAAAAGAAGATTATTTGAGTTCTATTTTCACAGATTTGAATTATAATAtgcatttaaaaaatgcatttaagATTACCCTGAAGGGATAGTTAGCTGGATCATctcaaggggaaaaaaaacctttGGTGAGGGACGGCTACCTTCCTGTATTGATCAGTTATACCTTCTGGTGAGTGAACCAAGAAATGGATATTGACGTCTTTGAAGAAATTGGTTTTGAGGTTATATACAGTGCgctccttaatgtttgggacaaagacccatcatttattaatttgtctctactccacaatttgagatttgtaatagaaaaaaatgtagttaaagtgcacattgtcagattttaatgaaggccacCAATGAAGATTATAATGaatttctgtatttctgttcatgatgtcttctgtggacagtggtcattgacaaatccacacctgactcctgaagagtgtttctgatctatcggacaagtgtttggggatttttctttattatagagagctggcatctgtcattagctgtggaggtctttcttggcctgcctgtccctttgagattagtaagctcaccagtgctctcttgcttttaatgatgttccaaacagttcattttggtaagccagtttggctgatgtctctaacagttttattcttgtttc from Leucoraja erinacea ecotype New England chromosome 6, Leri_hhj_1, whole genome shotgun sequence includes:
- the LOC129698029 gene encoding NEDD4-binding protein 2-like 2 isoform X2, encoding MPGSEINTDSLELSDEGANIPSSKRQKTENTSAQIESNSSDLKEKTHYAHQQNETDDLTPHSNQNLQEESKDKELSSVSLLQEETEQYKENCITVPENPPQMETELKLFYQELNQIESGTDLLANGNVDDSQDSAESKNVRVKKHRTNKVCKRIADMKCTSGIMNDSHSQILTTDRPHLSNMPTRSQCQQPQPFIGPQEAPQSRLKVSLADQRYNFLSRGQILQYGQKLITNNYDCNIAAMPGKFESSILQMQPISSCRLQSRYFHNFSPQENAMHQQIMLKPNLCQQYRQIEQLTNPAIGEKLLIFMRGPPGCGKSTLSRLLLDQCPTGVILSTDDYFCQNGGYCFDPSFLGTAHEWNQNRANRCMDESRSPIIIDNTNIQAWEMKPYAEMAMKRRYRMSFREPDTWWKFNVVELEKRNRHRVPREKILQMMARFEHPMSLDLVLSSVEPSYMNKVMLNLLPHASPKWEGPLGSSSISDMTNR
- the LOC129698029 gene encoding NEDD4-binding protein 2-like 2 isoform X1; its protein translation is MMPGSEINTDSLELSDEGANIPSSKRQKTENTSAQIESNSSDLKEKTHYAHQQNETDDLTPHSNQNLQEESKDKELSSVSLLQEETEQYKENCITVPENPPQMETELKLFYQELNQIESGTDLLANGNVDDSQDSAESKNVRVKKHRTNKVCKRIADMKCTSGIMNDSHSQILTTDRPHLSNMPTRSQCQQPQPFIGPQEAPQSRLKVSLADQRYNFLSRGQILQYGQKLITNNYDCNIAAMPGKFESSILQMQPISSCRLQSRYFHNFSPQENAMHQQIMLKPNLCQQYRQIEQLTNPAIGEKLLIFMRGPPGCGKSTLSRLLLDQCPTGVILSTDDYFCQNGGYCFDPSFLGTAHEWNQNRANRCMDESRSPIIIDNTNIQAWEMKPYAEMAMKRRYRMSFREPDTWWKFNVVELEKRNRHRVPREKILQMMARFEHPMSLDLVLSSVEPSYMNKVMLNLLPHASPKWEGPLGSSSISDMTNR